TGCTTCAACTTGGTCGCGACCGCTTAGGGCGGCATGGGCTCGAGCGACGCGGACGGCATACAACTCGGATCGGTGGCCTTCTACTCCGCCCCGAATCGCTTCGGTCACGAGATATTCGATTTGTTCACGGCTGATTCGCACATCGGGCAGCCATTGCCGGGCCAGCAGCAGTTGGGTGGCTAGAGCGTCGGTTTCTTCGCTCCAGGTTTCGGCAAAGGTGCGGCTGCATTGGCCGTGGGCCAGTACGGCATTGGTGATTTCTACCCGTTGTTCGGTGCTCACCAGCTGATTGGCCGAAAGCGCGATGGCAAAGCGGTCCAGCAAGTGATCGCGAATGTTGCCTTCTTCGGGGTTGTAGGTAGCGATCAGCAGCGGTCGACAGGGGTGGCTGAGGCTGAGGCCTTCCCGTTCCACACGATTCTCGCCACTGCCAACGGCCGCCAGCATCAAATTCACGATGCCGTCATCGAGAAGATTCAGTTCATCTACGTACAGCACCCCCCGGTGCGCATCGGCCAGGAGGCCCGGCTGAAACACAGCACTGCCACTCGACAGCGAGGCGGCTACATCAACGGCCCCCACGAGACGGTCTTCGGTAATCCCGAGGGGGATTTGCACAAATGGTGCCGGAATCACCTTGGAGGGGGCATCGCCTGAGATTTGCTCATGGGTGGCGTTGTCCCACTCCTCTTCATTTTGAGGATCGAGGTTCCGTCCGACCCCTCCGTCAATGTCGAGGATGTCGATCGGAGGTAGCAGGGTGTGAAGCCCACGGGCCAACACGGATTTACCGGTGCCACGTCCTCCTGCTATTACCACGCCCCCTAGGCCTGGATCGACTGCTGCCAACAGCAGCGCAAGCTTGAGCGTTCCATGGCCGGTGATCGCCGCCAGAGGAAAGGCACGGGTTGCTTGGTCGTTTTTTGCGACTACACCGCTTGCCACCATGGAGGCTTCTCATCCCGCTCGTCCACGCCAGTCTCGCTGATGCTCCGCAGTGACGATCTTCCCCTCGCGATTGCCCTCGGTGCGAACCTGCCGTATGCCGATGCTGGGTCGCGACAAACCCTGTTGATGGTGCGTCCGTTGTTGACCGTTGTGGTGAACGATTGGGCTGCGGTTCCACTGCGGTTCAGTTGGTCGCCGTTATTCGACACCACCCCGATCGGTGGTCCACCGGATCAGCCGCGCTATTGGAACGCTGTGGTGGTCGTGCATGGGCTCGTTGCAACTCCATCGAATGAGGCGGCGATGAGGTTGTTGGGCGAATTGCACCAGCTGGAATCGCAATTTGGGCGGCAGCGATCCTCGGAACAACGTTGGGGGCCGCGCACCTTGGATCTCGATTTGTTGTTTTGGGGAGAGCACCGGATGGAGCATCCCAACTTGGTGCTCCCCCATCCGCGTCTTCATCTCCGCGGCTTTGTCCTTGAGCCGCTGTTGGCCGCCATGAATCAATCCTCCGACTGGATCGCCTGACCCCAGCGGATGAATGCAATGACCCGCCATGCTGGTGACTCCTAAAGCCTGATCCGATGGCACCGTTGCCGGCTCCGGAGCCTTTTGAGTTGCTCGAAACCGTCGAAACGGTGGATGTGCGCAAGCTTCGGTTCGAACGCAACAGGATCAGGTTGCCAATGGGTGTGGAAAGCACCTTCGGCATGGTTCGTCACCCCGGTGCCTCCTTGGCGGTACCGATCACCGATGACGGTCGGGTGGTGTTGTTGCGGCAATACCGCTTTGCGGTGCAGGCCCGCTTGTTGGAGTTCCCCGCCGGCACCCTTGAAGCTGGAGAGGATCCGCTTCAATCGATGCAGCGGGAGCTGGGGGAGGAAGCCGGCTTCAGCGCTGCCCGTTGGGATGCGCTTGGTCCGATGCTTCCTTGCCCTGGGTATTCCGATGAGGTGATCCATTGTTTTTTGGCCCGGGAGCTCACGGCTTTGGAGAATCCACCGGCTGGGGATGACGACGAGGATCTGGAGGTGGTCACGATGACCCCCGTTCAATTGGATGACGTACTGGCGTCTGGAAATGAGTGGCTGGATGGCAAGTCCGTCACGGCTTGGTTCCGAGCCAAACAGCTGTTGGGTCTCTAATGACAGCCTCCCGCGTTCTCTTTTGGCATCGCCGCGATCTGCGCTTGGCCGACAACCTCGGCATTCAGGCCGCTGTTGAGATCAGTCCTGCGGTGACTGGGGTGTATGTGCTGGATCCAGCCCTGATCCAGCCTCCCCAGTCGTTGCCACCCATGGCACCGGCCCGGTTGTGGTTTTTGTTGGAGAGCCTGATCGAACTTCAGCAGCGTTGGCGTGCTGCTGGAAGCCGGTTGCTGATCTTGGAGGGTGATCCCGTGCAGGTGCTGCCGCCGTTGGCAGAACGGCTTGGTGCCGAAGCTGTGGTCTGGAACAGGGATGTGGAGCCTTACAGCCGTGAACGGGATCGGCAGGTGGCGAAGCGGTTGCAGGCTGATGGTCGAAAGGTGGTGGTGGATTGGGATCAGCTGCTGATCCCCCCGGAGTTACTCAAAACGGGTGCTGGCGATCCGTATCGCGTGTATGGACCTTTCTTGCGCAACTGGCGGGGCAAGGTGCAGGCTCAACAGCCCATCACCATTGAGGCTCCTTCAGGCCTTGTTGATCTGCATTCCGACTTGGTGCCGGATAGGGATCCCTTGGCTGCGCTACTCCATAGACATGGATTCCAAGGCACGGAGATCTGCCCGTGTAGGCCTGGCGAATCGGCAGCCCTGGAGCAGCTCACCCTTTTTGCGGATGGGCCCCTCTCCGGCTACGAACCCGATCGGAATTTCCCCAGCGTGGTTGGTACGTCGTATCTCAGTGCGGCGTTGAGCGTTGGCACGTTGAGTCCCCGGCAAGCGTGGTGTGCGGCACAACAGGGTCGTGACCATGCCCGTAGCGATGAACAGCGCACGGCGATTGCTGTGTGGGAGCAAGAACTGGGCTGGCGTGAGTTTTACCAGCAAGCCTTGTTTCATTTTCCTGAGCTGGCGGATGGTCCTTACCGGGAGCAATGGCGTCGATTCCCTTGGGAGAACAACGAAGCGTGGTTTTCCTCTTGGCGGGAGGGGATGACGGGCATGCCGATCATTGATGCGGCGATGCGTCAGCTCAATGAGAGCGGTTGGATGCACAACCGTTGCCGCATGATCGTGGCGTCATTCCTGGTGAAGGATCTGATCTGTGATTGGCGTTGGGGCGAACGCGCCTTTATGGAACTGGAGGTGGATGGCGATTTGGCGGCGAACAACGGTGGTTGGCAGTGGAGTGCCAGCAGTGGCATGGACCCCAAGCCGCTGCGGATTTTTAACCCCGCCACCCAGGCCACAAAATTTGATGCCGATGGCGAGTACATCCGCCGTTGGGTGCCTGAACTACGGCACGTGAACACCAAAGATCTACTTACCGGTGAAATTGGTGGTCTCGAGCGTCGTGGTTATCCCGAACCTTTGATCACTCACAAAACCCAGCAGGCACTGTTTAAGACGCTTTACGCCACTATCCGGTCTTGAATAACAAACAATGGATAAGTAATTTATGAATTTAGCAGGTGTGCTTTAATAAGTGTTTAAGACGATATTAATTGGCAAGAATTTCATCACTCTCTAAGTCGGACCAAAGGCTTTTACGCAGGATGTGGAAGGGGAAAGAAGTTCGACCCAAAAAGATAATCCGTTTGCATGACGAAATCCGATCAGATTTTTATGAACAAAGTGATTTAAGTCCTGAGGGTTTGGATTGGAAAAAGCCAACAAAGAAAATCAATGCCGAGGTGCCCAAGGGACGATTAAAGCCAATGGAGGAAATTTCGGATGGTTTTATTGATGAAATCGTCAATTTTAAAGGGACTAAGCGTCATGTAATTGCAAATTTAGGAATTCGCAAGGCAGGCACGCGTGTTGGTATTCATGTTCATGAGAATGATGGAATTACATTTGTGCTCAAAGGTAAAGGAGAGATCACCGATTTTGTTGAAGGAAGCGAAAGGTCTTTGAATAAGCAAGGCGATTATTATTTCATGCCTCGAAATGTGCCAATGTCTGCATCGAATTTATCGGGTAGTGACATGACTTTGTTGGACTTATTTGTCACTGATATCTCAACTCCGCTCATCACAATCATAGAGCCTGGCTATCCTGGATACCGCAATCCAGTTTTGTAATTGCACGGAACTTTAAGGAGTAGGGTGTTTTTTAAAGTATTGATAATTGACAGCTGTAGGAACAGCTATTTACTTGTAGGACTTTTCTAATAAGGCTGTGTTGGCCTGGTGCCAGTTCCTGAAGGCTGATAGGTGAAATTAATATCTAAGATTGTTGATCATTTTTAGGGTTGATGTGCAATTGTTTTGATAGCAGCTCAACTTCAAGGCGCTTTGAGCTTCGGTTTGTAATAGGAGAGATTAGTGTTTGATGAAATATTCGGAGGGTGCTTTGTATGTCCTGTTAAATCAGGTTGTCGGAAGTCCAGATAAAGAATGTGCCACTTGCTAATGTCTGATCAATCACGCCACCTGGGAAGTCTGTCAATGCTTTGACTCCCGCATCATTGTGGCGGCAATGCCGATTCATCGATGTTGGCTTTAGTAAATTGATTTGAACTAATCAGAATTTTGGCCGACTTACGATGTTTCTGATGAAAATCTCTTCCTGATTTTTGTCCAATTAGTTAAGACTATTGTGATCGCAAATTTCACGAATTTTGGTGCTCTTTACGCCACCATTCGATTTTGAGTCACGTTTTTGACTAAAGGGTCGTGGCTGAGGAGATTCTCCAAAGCCTTCACGACTTGGTCTTGTTGCGTGGCCGTTAATTCAGGAAAGATCGGCAAGCTCAGGACCTCACTACACAATCGTTCTGTGACAGGAAAAGTGCCTTCTCCATGTCCGAGGTGGGCGTATGCCGGTTGGCGATGAATCGGAATTGGGTAATAAATAATCGTGCTCACCCCTGCATCCTGAAGCGCTTGCTTGAACCAATCCCGGCAACGGCTCTCGGGCAGGCCGTGGGTGGCGCTGGTGGCGGAGGTTGGGCAGCTACCTGCACAGAGTGGGGAAGCATTGGCACATGGACCCACGCGCACAACGAATTGATTCCAGCTGTGCCCGTTGTCTCCCTTGGGTAAAACGATGCCGGGTAATTCGGCCAGCCGCTCTAGGTAGCGGTTTGCAATGGTGCTGCGGTTCTTGATCCAACCCGCCAGTTTTGGCAATTTCACATTGAGCACCGCTGCCTGGATCGCGTCGAGGCGGCTGTTGTATCCGAGGGCCGTGTGGAGATAACGCTGTGGCATGCCATGCACAGCAAGCTCTCGCATGGTTTGGGCGAGCCCAGCATCGTTGGTGGTGACGGCACCACCATCACCAGCCGCACCAAGGTTTTTGGTGGGGAAGAAACTAAAGCAGCCCACATCACCGAAGCTTCCTACAGGCTGACCAGCCCAGGTGGCGCCAGTCGCCTGGGCGCAGTCTTCGACCACCTTGAGGTTGTGGGTGGTAGCAATGGCCATGCATCGGGTCATGTCCACCGGACGACCGAACAGATGCACTGGAATTAGTGCCTTACTGCGTGGTGTGATCACCGCTTCGATTTGATCGAAGTTGATGAGGTACGTGGTCGGGTCGACATCCACAAAAACGGGAGTGGCGCCAACGGCACTGATCGCTTCCGCTGTGGCGAAAAAACTAAAAGAGCAGGTAATCACCTCATCACCAGCCCCCACCCCTAGGGCTCGCAGCGCCAGGATCAGGGCATCAGTGCCGCTATTGCAGCCCACAGCAAAATCCACACCCGTGGCAGCAGCAAATGCTGTTTCGAAGTGTTGGATTTGAGCGCCGCCTATGTATTGGCCGCTCTGCAGCACAGATAGCACTGCCCTCTCGAGATCGGCACTCAGATCATTGATCTGTTGGCTGAGGCTGAACGGAGGAACCTGCATGAAGGAAATCTTAAGCGGTTTAGCCAAACCACTCGGGCTCTTGGCCGGGGTTCCACTTCACGTTGCATCCCACTGAGGCCACCTGTTTTTGGCTAACTGATGTTCCTGTCAGCACCGCATTGAGCGCGGCTCGGAGGTCGGATCCATTCAAGGGTTGGTTGTTGCCGGGCCTACTGGAATCCAGCTGACCCCGATATTGCAGGGTTGGACTGCTGTCCTTGCTGTCCTGGCTGAACAGATAAAACTCTGGTGTACAGGCGGCTTGGAGGGATTTTGCGAGCACCTGTTGATCGTCCAATAGATACGGAAATGCCCAGCCATGGCGTTGAGCCTGCTCTGCCAGTTGTGCTGGTCCGTCCTGGGGATGGGTGATCAAGCTGTTGCTGCTGAGGCCAACGAATTGCACCTGAGAAGCGAAGTCGTTCTCCAGGCGAGTGATCTCAGGTTCGATGTGCTTTACGAAGGGGCAATGGGCACAAAGCACCATGAGCAGGATTGGCTTTTGCTCAAAGTCCGTTGAGGCGAACGTGTCAGCTTTGACCTGGACGCCGTTGACCTTGTCTCCGTTGACCCTGGCCAAACGAAATGCTGGCAAAGGTGTTCCAAGGGCCAGCATTGTTGAAGCTGTACGAGCCATCGCAGCACTGCAGATCCAAACGGTCTCCATCAGGATGGCGCCAGATGGCATGGATGGATGCGGCGGGTCTTGTTGCTCTCAGGCCTCGTCATCGGCCTGGTGAGCTGCGGTGTTTCGTCTGAACCCCCAAGTTGGCGGATCTTTGCGTTGCAGCGGCATGGTGCCCATGACGGCCTCGCAGTGGTGAACCAGCCGGATGGCTACGGCATCCACATTGTCTTAGAAACCGACACCAGTAATCCGGAGGTTTGTCAGCCCCGTTGGTTGCCGGACGCGGCTCGTTTGTTTAATGGCAACGGATCAACCCCATTTAGCTCTGGCCTCGCCAGCCGCACGGAATTTTTTCAGTCCGTTGCCCGCCGCGACGTCTTGCGGGCGCTTCAGGGTGAGCTCCAGCAACTGTGTGCTCTGCGTGCACCCCAAGCGCGGTGGACCTGGACCAAGCCTCCGCGGTCAGAAGCGGAGGTGATCCCGGTGGAGTTACCGGCTTTGGAGGAGGAGGACCTCCTGACAAATCCCTTGGAGGAGCTGAAACGGCTCAAACAACTGATGAAGAATCAATCCGACGGCTTGAAGAGCTCCCAGACCACCGGCTCTGCTTCGCGCCAATAGCGACTGAATCGCCCGAGACGAGGAGGACGCGGTAAGTCAACAAAGGGCTCCCCATCAAGAATCCAAAGGGGGCAATCACGGTTGATGGCTGCCCCATGGCGTTGCAATCGCGGCTCAATGGCACCACTACTGATCACGCCATCAGCTCCATGACGTTCGGCAAACGCCAGCACCTCCGCGACAACATCGCCTTTACGAAGGGTGACCGGGAGATCTAAACAGCATTCGTAGAGAAAGCCCAGGCGCTTGCGGCTGATGTGCTTCGTACGAATCCAGTCTTGATCGAAAACAAACAGAGCCGGGGCGTCTGGGTAATCCTCGAGGGCTGGGTTGGTGCTGCCGAGCGACTCCTCATGCACCCAAACAATCGGTCGTTTTAGATCCATCAGAAGCGCTGGGTGCTGGGGTTTGGACGAGCCGTCGACTTGTTGCGGTGGTTTTGTCGACGGGCCGGAATGTCACGTATTGGTGCCCGCTGAGTGAACAGGGTGGTCTCGAGCTGTTCGTAGCTGGCATCGAAGGGGCACTGATTTGCGCTGGAACAGGTCTTGCAGAAACGCCCTTCGCTGTAGCGCTCAAGATTGTCGCGATTGAAAAAGTAGGGCTTGTGGCTGAAGGTGCTGGCGATCCATTGCCAACTCAAATGGTTGCTGGCGGGATCTCCATCAAGCAAGTGCTCGAGGAACCAATCCGCGCCGGCTTTCCAATGCACATGTCGCCAGTGCACCAGCCATGCGGCCATCCACATCCGGGCGTGGTTATGGAGCCAGCCCGTGCTGACCAGTTCCTCCCGAAATCCATCCATGCAGGCCAATCCTGTGCAGCCATCACGGACGTCGTCTGGGAGCTCTCGGCTGTAGCTGGCCGCGCTGTGGCCGGTTTTGAATGCTTCTTGGTCGTCGTCGATGCGATCACCGAGGTCTTGCCACATGCGTTGCCAAAAGTCGCGCCAGCCCAACTCATTGATCAACTTGCTCCCGTCATCGCGTTTGCTGATGCCTTGAAACACCGCATCACGCACCTCCGCAAGAGTGAAAACACCGTGGCGAATGTAAGGAGACAGACGGGTTACGGCGCCGTTGACGTGATTGCGGCTGCGGGCGTACCGCTTTACATCCATTTTTCGGATTTGCTTTTCGGCTGCTCTCCGACCGCCACGGATCGGGCTGATCGCACCACTTGCTTCTGGAAACTCTTGTTCCAGCAAGGTATTTAGAGCTTCTCGAGAACTTATATCTCTTGGCAAATCACCGGCGATTGGAGGCGAAGCAGGGGCTGGCACCGGCTTTCTGAAGCATCGGGCGTTTGATCTTGGCGGGGGATGGGGGAGAATCGCGCGAATTCAACCCTGTTCCGGTTCGTTCTGATGCTGCTCGATCTCACCGGCAAAAAAATCTTGGTTACCGGCATTGCCAACAACCGCTCGATTGCCTGGGGCATCGCTCAGCAACTCAAAGCGGCAGGTGCTGACCTTGGCATCACCTACCTCCCCGACGACAAAGGCCGTTTTGAATCCAAGGTGCGTGAGCTCACCGCTCCTTTGGAGCCCAGCTTGTTCTTGCCCCTGAATGTCCAAGATCCAGAACAGATGGCGAGTGTGTTCGCCGAGATCAAAGAAAAGTGGGGCGTCCTTGATGGTTTGGTCCACTGCCTGGCTTTCGCCGGCAAAGAGGAATTGATTGGTGATTACAGCGCCACCACGGCGGAAGGTTTTGCGCGCTCCTTGGATATCAGCGCCTATTCCTTGGCTCCACTCTGTGCCCATGCCAAGCCGCTGTTCAGCGAGAAGGCTGGTGTGATCACCCTCTCCTACCTGGGCGCTGACCGCGCGATCCCGAACTACAACGTCATGGGTGTTGCTAAGGCAGCCCTAGAAGCGTCAGTTCGCTACTTGGCTGCCGAGCTCGGTCCGGACAAGCAGGTTCGCGTCAATGCCATCAGTGCCGGCCCCATCCGCACGCTGGCCAGTTCAGCCATCGGCGGCATCCTCGACATGATTCACCACGTTGAGGAAAGAGCTCCTTTGCGTCGCACCGTCACTCAGATGGAAGTGGGAGGCACTGCTGCGTTTCTCTTGAGCGACCTGGCTAGCGGGATTTCGGGGCAAACCATTTATGTGGATGCCGGCTACTGCGTGACTGGGATGTGATTCCCGATCCCTAGCCCATGGGGATCGTTGGCTTGGCTGTTGAACCACAACAGATTGGTCCGAGCGAAACATCCCCTCTTGCCGGGGTTTGGGTTGAGTGGTTTGGCGAATGGGCCAATGCTTCGCCATGATCAGCGCACAGCAACGGTCGATGGGAATTCAGGAGCATGCGCACGGGTGAAGTTCACCGCCATACCGGCGAGACCGACGTCAAGGTCAAGCTCGACCTCGATGGAAGTGGTTGTTGCGAGGCTTCTACCGGTGTGCCCTTCCTCGATCACATGCTGAATCAAATCAGCAGCCATGGATTAATCGATCTGACGATTACTGCGGTGGGTGATACCCACATCGATGATCACCACACCAACGAAGACGTGGGCATCGCGGTGGGTCAGGCCCTCAGTCAAGCCTTAGGTGATCGAAAGGGGATCCATCGGTTTGGTCATTTTGTGGCGCCCCTCGATGAAGCCCTTGTGCAAGTGGCATTGGATTGCTCTGGTCGGCCTCATATCAGCTATGGGCTAACCATTCCTACCCAAAAGATTGGCAGTTACGACACAGAATTGGTCAAAGAATTTTTCGTCGCAGTTGCGAATAACAGTGGGCTCACCCTGCATATCCGCCAGTTGGATGGTGTGAATTCCCATCACATCGTGGAGGCCTGCTTTAAGGCTTTTGCCCGTGCTCTGCGTATGGCCACTGAAATTGATCCCCGTCGAGCCGGCGCGATCCCGAGCAGTAAAGGTGTTTTAGAGCAGGCTGGCGCCAACTAAATCACCTGTCATTGGCCGCGTTTCATGGCCGATTACGAGATGATGGTTTGTATCAGAGTCGTTATTCGTGACTGTTGCACCCACCCGTCCATACAGCCGCGAGGACTGGTCGAGTGCCTTCGTCAATGTGGATGAAGAGCTCACCGATGTGGCGCTCATCCCTGTGCGTGGCACCATTCCCTCCGAACTCAAGGGCACGCTCTATCGCAATGGTCCTGGCCGCCTAGAACGCAATGGCCATCGGGTTCACCACCCCTTCGATGGCGACGGAATGATCGCCGCGATGCGGTTTGAGAATGGCGCTGTTTCCCTCACCAATCGTTTTGTCCGCACGGAAGGTTGGCTCGCCGAGGAAAAGGCCAATAAGGTTCTTTATCGCGGTGTCTTTGGGAGTCAGAAGCCCGGTGGGCGCCTCGCCAATGCCTTCGATTTACGGCTGAAAAACATCGCCAATACCAATGTGGTGCGGCTTGGGGATCAGCTTCTAGCTCTCTGGGAGGCTGCAGAGCCCCATGCCCTTGACCCCGTCAGTTTGGAAACGCGTGGCTTGTCACGGATGGATGGTGTGTTGAAAAAGGGAGAGGCGTTTAGTGCTCACCCGCGCTTCGATGCTGGGCACCACGACCGCCCGAGGATGGTCACATTTGGGGTGAAAGCTGGCCCCCGCAGCACCATCCGCTTAATGGAGTTCGCCACCGATGGCCCAGATGCTGGTGTGCTTTTGAACGACCGATCCGACAGCTTTCCGGGCTTCGCGTTCTTGCACGACTTTGCGATAACACCCAACTGGGCGGTGTTTCTTCAAAACGCTATTTCCTTCAATCCGCTGCCGTTTGTCACTGGAGAAAAGGGCGCTGCGCAATGTTTGGCGTCCCAGCCGGGTGGGAAAGGACGCTTCTGGTTGATTCCTCGAGATTGTGGTCGTTTCGCTGGTCAAAAACCGCGCATCCTTGAAGCTCCAGATGGATTTGTGTTCCATCACCTCAATGCCTTTGAGGATGGAGATCACGTGGTGGTGGAGAGCATCGTTTACGACGACTTTCCATCGATTGGTCCAGACGATGATTTTGCCCAGGTCGATTTCGACAGCATTCCAGAGGGGATCCTGCATCGTTGCCGGCTTGATTTGAGTCGTGAGATGGTTCAAACCGAGCGGATTGCCAACCGCACCTGCGAGTTCGCCATGGTGAATCCTCAGCGCCAGGGACTTTCAGCGCAATATGCCTGGATGGCGGTGGCCGAACGGGATATCGGTAATGATCCGCTGCAGGCTATCCAGAAGCTGGATCTGAGCTCTGGCGACACCAGCACATGGAGTGCTGCGCCCCGTGGTTTCGTTAGCGAGCCCTTGATGGTTGCTCGCCCTGGTGCTTCCGCAGAGGATGATGGTTGGGTGCTGGATTTGGTCTGGAACGGAGCGCGCGGAGCGTCCGACCTGGTGATCCTCAATGCGGCTGACTTATCTGAAGCGGCCGTACTCGAATTGCCCTTGGCGATTCCCCATGGACTGCATGGCAGCTGGGCAGCATCGGTCTGATTCGGTTCAGTCACATCTAGGCAGATTTCAGTTCGCGTCTGGTTGCTGATTGCAATCCGTTCAGTCTCAAGCTGGTGGAACTGAACGGTGAGTTTTGATGCGGAGTTTTAGAGCTGTTGTGATCGTTGGCTTGCTGTTGGGAGCGGCAACTCCGATGCATGCGCACGAGGTGAGGTGTGACGGAACTCTGTTGGAGCTTGCCGTCGTCGAGGAGGGCACCAGCCACACAGATCGTTTTCAATTCGCCTTGCGTTTGGAAGCGAAAGCCAGTTCGAAGAACGATGCTTTGAACGAATTGAATCGTCGGCTCGGCACGGTTCGCCGAAAGATTTCTGGCTTGGCGATGGGGGGACTCATCGTGTCGGCCCCACGCACTTATACGGTTGGCAGCACAACTGCAACTCAGCAGCGTCATCAGGCCACCTCCAGCATCACCGGTGAGGTGAGCCGTTCCAACTACGACCCCTTGATTCAGCAGGCTGGACGTTTGCCCGGCGTCAGTCTTCAGGGGATGACGTCGCTGTCCTCCACGGATGGTGCACGTTCTCTGCAACAGCAATTGCTTGAGAGAGCCTTAGCCACAGGGCGGCGACAAGCGGAGTCCACACAGCAGCTGTTGGGACTACGCCAACTTCGGTTGATCCGGATTGATCAGCGCAGTGGGGGAGGTGCTCTACGCATGAGTGCCCTGTCTCGCAAGGAAAGGAGTTTTGACCCAGCTGAAGCGCCCAAACCCCGTCAATCCATTCGACTCAATCTCGACTATTGCTTGAATTGATCCCTATGCCGTTGTTGTGACTGTTGAGCGGAAGTGAATTCGTTGGTAAGACCATATTTCTAGCGTGATAATTTGATGATCATCGTTGATCCTTTGTGCCCACTTCATTTGCTCTTCCGCAGATCAATAGCGATGAGCGGATGTTGTGGATTCATGCTGGGCCTCATAAGGCAGCCAGCAGTTATGTAACTGAACGGTTGCGTAAAAATCGCAGCACCTTGGCGGCACAAAGAGTATTAATGGATGGAGATAATAATCTCCTCGCTAATTCTATTGCCGAGAAAAATTATCAGCCTTTGGAACAGGCCCTTTCAGGATTGCCGAGTGATTTTCAACGTATTTTAATTAGCAGTTCATCCCTTGATACGCGAATTCTGAAACGGAGTGTTCTGACTATTCTCCGTGATATGGCATCATCATATGGATTTAAACTTGGCATTAGTTATTTTATTAGAGACCAGCAATCCTGGCTGAATTCGGTATATTGTCATCGTGTCCGACGCTTTCGTTCAACGCAAGATTTTCCTGATTATTGTCGATATATTATGAATAATCCAAGCTCTTGGGATATTAGTTATCCGTCAAAATTTAGCCCCCTGAAGGATTATCCAGAGATTGTAAAAATGTTTCTGCCTTTGTCCCGGCAAGTGGAAATAACAGATCCTTTTCTTGCCTTGACGTCCGCTTTAGGCTTAAAGGAGCCCCCTGGAATTGGCTGGCTAAAGGGAGAGCCTTCGAAAAAGAATATTCAGCCCGGTGCCAAAGG
The DNA window shown above is from Synechococcus sp. CC9902 and carries:
- the folK gene encoding 2-amino-4-hydroxy-6-hydroxymethyldihydropteridine diphosphokinase; its protein translation is MLRSDDLPLAIALGANLPYADAGSRQTLLMVRPLLTVVVNDWAAVPLRFSWSPLFDTTPIGGPPDQPRYWNAVVVVHGLVATPSNEAAMRLLGELHQLESQFGRQRSSEQRWGPRTLDLDLLFWGEHRMEHPNLVLPHPRLHLRGFVLEPLLAAMNQSSDWIA
- a CDS encoding NUDIX hydrolase; translated protein: MAPLPAPEPFELLETVETVDVRKLRFERNRIRLPMGVESTFGMVRHPGASLAVPITDDGRVVLLRQYRFAVQARLLEFPAGTLEAGEDPLQSMQRELGEEAGFSAARWDALGPMLPCPGYSDEVIHCFLARELTALENPPAGDDDEDLEVVTMTPVQLDDVLASGNEWLDGKSVTAWFRAKQLLGL
- a CDS encoding FAD-binding domain-containing protein codes for the protein MTASRVLFWHRRDLRLADNLGIQAAVEISPAVTGVYVLDPALIQPPQSLPPMAPARLWFLLESLIELQQRWRAAGSRLLILEGDPVQVLPPLAERLGAEAVVWNRDVEPYSRERDRQVAKRLQADGRKVVVDWDQLLIPPELLKTGAGDPYRVYGPFLRNWRGKVQAQQPITIEAPSGLVDLHSDLVPDRDPLAALLHRHGFQGTEICPCRPGESAALEQLTLFADGPLSGYEPDRNFPSVVGTSYLSAALSVGTLSPRQAWCAAQQGRDHARSDEQRTAIAVWEQELGWREFYQQALFHFPELADGPYREQWRRFPWENNEAWFSSWREGMTGMPIIDAAMRQLNESGWMHNRCRMIVASFLVKDLICDWRWGERAFMELEVDGDLAANNGGWQWSASSGMDPKPLRIFNPATQATKFDADGEYIRRWVPELRHVNTKDLLTGEIGGLERRGYPEPLITHKTQQALFKTLYATIRS
- a CDS encoding cupin domain-containing protein — encoded protein: MWKGKEVRPKKIIRLHDEIRSDFYEQSDLSPEGLDWKKPTKKINAEVPKGRLKPMEEISDGFIDEIVNFKGTKRHVIANLGIRKAGTRVGIHVHENDGITFVLKGKGEITDFVEGSERSLNKQGDYYFMPRNVPMSASNLSGSDMTLLDLFVTDISTPLITIIEPGYPGYRNPVL
- a CDS encoding DegT/DnrJ/EryC1/StrS family aminotransferase; protein product: MQVPPFSLSQQINDLSADLERAVLSVLQSGQYIGGAQIQHFETAFAAATGVDFAVGCNSGTDALILALRALGVGAGDEVITCSFSFFATAEAISAVGATPVFVDVDPTTYLINFDQIEAVITPRSKALIPVHLFGRPVDMTRCMAIATTHNLKVVEDCAQATGATWAGQPVGSFGDVGCFSFFPTKNLGAAGDGGAVTTNDAGLAQTMRELAVHGMPQRYLHTALGYNSRLDAIQAAVLNVKLPKLAGWIKNRSTIANRYLERLAELPGIVLPKGDNGHSWNQFVVRVGPCANASPLCAGSCPTSATSATHGLPESRCRDWFKQALQDAGVSTIIYYPIPIHRQPAYAHLGHGEGTFPVTERLCSEVLSLPIFPELTATQQDQVVKALENLLSHDPLVKNVTQNRMVA
- a CDS encoding thioredoxin family protein, with product MPSGAILMETVWICSAAMARTASTMLALGTPLPAFRLARVNGDKVNGVQVKADTFASTDFEQKPILLMVLCAHCPFVKHIEPEITRLENDFASQVQFVGLSSNSLITHPQDGPAQLAEQAQRHGWAFPYLLDDQQVLAKSLQAACTPEFYLFSQDSKDSSPTLQYRGQLDSSRPGNNQPLNGSDLRAALNAVLTGTSVSQKQVASVGCNVKWNPGQEPEWFG
- a CDS encoding FAD-binding domain-containing protein, which encodes MPAPASPPIAGDLPRDISSREALNTLLEQEFPEASGAISPIRGGRRAAEKQIRKMDVKRYARSRNHVNGAVTRLSPYIRHGVFTLAEVRDAVFQGISKRDDGSKLINELGWRDFWQRMWQDLGDRIDDDQEAFKTGHSAASYSRELPDDVRDGCTGLACMDGFREELVSTGWLHNHARMWMAAWLVHWRHVHWKAGADWFLEHLLDGDPASNHLSWQWIASTFSHKPYFFNRDNLERYSEGRFCKTCSSANQCPFDASYEQLETTLFTQRAPIRDIPARRQNHRNKSTARPNPSTQRF
- the fabI gene encoding enoyl-ACP reductase FabI, whose translation is MLLDLTGKKILVTGIANNRSIAWGIAQQLKAAGADLGITYLPDDKGRFESKVRELTAPLEPSLFLPLNVQDPEQMASVFAEIKEKWGVLDGLVHCLAFAGKEELIGDYSATTAEGFARSLDISAYSLAPLCAHAKPLFSEKAGVITLSYLGADRAIPNYNVMGVAKAALEASVRYLAAELGPDKQVRVNAISAGPIRTLASSAIGGILDMIHHVEERAPLRRTVTQMEVGGTAAFLLSDLASGISGQTIYVDAGYCVTGM